The Vigna unguiculata cultivar IT97K-499-35 chromosome 1, ASM411807v1, whole genome shotgun sequence nucleotide sequence TTTCAACAAATAcctattgttaatatttttccttCTCATGGCTTGTACTTATCTAATATGGAATCAGAGAGCCAGGTTAGAGCCTATATCAACAAACTTTCTTTGACATTTTGTTCCACCCGATATTTGGCCGCTAACAGACCACCCACTAATCTCTTGTTccacgcacgagatgaatatacctccGCGTGAGGGAGTGTGTTGGAAGTtctacatcgactagagataaagtcaattcacaatatacaagtgggtgcaatcctcaccCTAAAATCcatttctaacatggtatcagagccatggTTGATTTTGCGGGGTTGAGTTATACTTAAAGCTCACTTCTAACAAGTGCAACATAACAGCCCAAGTCACAGAATTCAATTGTGTGTTTGGCCCACACTGTTTTGGTTCTTAATGGAAGTCTTGATTCATGCTTAGACCAGAGGATTGGATAAGGTGTGTTAGGCTTAGATAGGCGCAACAAGAGGAATCTGAGTGTTTTTACCTTAGAGAACAAGGATAGTAGTATTCATCACCTTTGAATAGTATCGAGTAATCTTGCAATAGAGGAATCTGAGTGATGTTACGTGGGGAATCTGTTTTAATCATTTGCATATTGGAATTGTTGTTTAGTTGGTGTGCTTGTGTTTATGTTTTGCAATGCTCAGCGAGTCATCCTGGCGCCCAATGGTCATTTTTTGGCCTTACAAGAGTGGTCCAAGACAGTATATACATATGAGTGAGTTTTTTCTCCATGTTTGCAGTGTTGGGCTTGATCTCGGTATCCCTCGACATGGGTATTTGTGTAAAAATCAATATTTCATGTCCAATCATGCTTCGTGTTGAgttttaacttgtttttttaaCTACCAGAATTGTTTCCTATTGTTCTATTTTACACACTCATAATAGAGActagaaataaaaaagtataaaacaactaaaatacgaAACCatgcaaaaacaacataaatttgaggattaaacaagataaaaactACGCAGGAATCgattttattcacaaaacttaacatcaataaaaggtaaaaaacaattttatcaaaattaatgtaTCAATACTAATAAAGTATACGaacttaaaaatgtaaaaagtaaaattacgTAAACTTAAAAtctaaactaaaatatttatttaattttattatttcttggaGAAGGTAATACTTGATATTAATCacttattattgattttttaggGCGAGTCAATATcagaaaagtttaaaaaactaAACCATTAATAAACCGTgttctttttgtttgtttgtttgtttgcaTTCAACTCAAGTTAACATTAATTTAACTCAATACTCTCTTTTTCACTCTAATAATTTGAAAGTAGTACATACAGAATTAGTTTTACACACAAaccctaaaaaaattatgtgcATAGATtcaggtaaaaaaaaaaattgggaaatTGAGTTGGTGCGTATCGAAATTTGAGTTAAATTAGAAATGAGAAGAGTGGAGAGGCGATACGAGATCATGGCTCGCAGTATATCGTACATTACAGGCACACAACTTCTCTCTCTCAGACGCCATCCAAGCATCGCCATCGTCGATGTCAGGTACCATTATCACTGTTTTACTCTCTGCTAATTGCTTCATCTTTTCTTCAATTGCCTCTCTTCAAACCTTATTATATACTCGTTGTTGTTAAGGGACGATGAGAGGGGTTACGATGGACACATATCAGGGTCTCTTCATTACGCAAGCGATACTTTCTCCGATAACATTTCAAACCTCGTTCAGGCTGTTAAAGGCAAAGACACCGTCGTCTTCCACTGCGCTCTAAGCCAggttcttcttttttcttttaattatgtgttatacatgttttttttttttctgcttcttCGATTTTTGTTATTCCAGTTCCAGTGACCAAATTCCGATCCTTATGTCAATTGGATGTATTGGTGTGATGATGTGACTGTGAAGTTTTTaggaatcttttattttattttattttttatttagcaTAGGAGTTCGATTTTGCCCAAGATGGGTAGGGCAGTAAACTCTACATGCGTCAAATCCAAAGGGCTCTTTCTTGCCCGTGTAGTGTGTAAAATCGTTTATGGATTGTGCGTCTAACAATGTTAGAATTCTGGGCAAGTTGGTTTTGTGAGACATTTTATTGCATCGATCATGCGCTGAAATCTGTCATAATTTAGCCCAAACCTGCTAGTTACCAAATAAACCAAGAGTTTTGACAGTCATGATGTGAGGGAAATATTTTGTCAGTGGGAAGTCGGAGGTTGTGGAATACGGTTTTCATCATCACATGGCAGTGTTTTGCCCTGCTTCTCACTGGTTCCCTCCGGGCACAAATCATGACGATATGAATTTCTGTTGTGAGAGGCATTGTTCTTCATTTTGGAGTTTGTTTTGTCAGGTTTGTAGCTGCTGTGTCGTTAGATGtcaacttttattttagttggCTTTGCTATCATTAGTTTATGACTGAATTTTCTTATTTGTTGTAGTCAAATAAACGCGAACTAGCAGAGTTAGGGaccaagaaaaataagaaagattagATAATTGGTTAGTTAGTCATTTATGATGAGCTGGAAGTTGTTAGCAGTTAATGGGAATTGTTGAGGGATCTCTGACCAAATAAAAAGAGAAGCGGTAAACAGAAGAGGGAGAGAAAGCTGTTGTAAGGTCGAGATACAATCTCCAAAGGATATCTTGCCTCTGGTTCTTTGTAACAGTTATTGATAGTGAATGATACTCTTCTCTTCTTTCAATTCTTTTGGGTTTGGTCAATATTCTGTTCTTTTCGTTATGTTGATTGGTTCGTATTTCCTAACATAGTAGTTTGATGCAAAGTAGTGTTTCAGAATCGGAAAGGGATTTGGCTAAAAGAGAGTCAATATTGAGTAAAGGCAACAGTTTGAGTTGAAAGACCTGCAGCTATTTGAGGGTATAAAATCcctttagaaagaaaaataaggaaTCGAATTTGGCAATATTGTCTTTTGACTGCTTTTACCATCTTCCATTGGCCATACCAAAGTTTCACTGAATATGCTATAACTGGTTCATTTTCTGAGGATGATCTTTTCATTTAGAGTTGCAATCTACATGATTGATTGATTAGCTTCTTATATGCATATGCTGATTTACTCAGATTATTTTTTGCCTTACCATTGCCTGTGCTTTTTCAGAATTTAATACCTGACACAGTTGATATTTAACTTTTGTTTCAAAGCTTCTTCATTTGAGATGGTTCCAAGATACAATGGATAAGCCAGgcattacatttttatatataactccGTAGTTACATCGTAAAacctaaaaatgaaaattgtcaTATCAGAAACAAGTTTCTACTGATCATAgaatttgacaatttttttgtaaGTGGGCGTGTCTTCCTATACTTTTTTGTACAATACAAGAATGTTTCTCTCTAGACTGAACATGTCGTAAGCTATTTTGTAGGTTCGTGGCCCAACTTGTGCTAGGAGGCTTGTCAATTATCTTGAGGAGAACAAGGAAGATACTGGGATAAAGAACATTATGGTGTTGGAACGTGGCTTCAATGGGTGGGAAGCTTCTGGTAGACCTGTTTGCCGCTGCACTAATATTCCTTGCAAAGGAGAGTGAGAGCCTTAATCAAAGACGCGTTTGCTGTTGGTTGGAATTAAGGAGGCATATGATATTTGTTGTGTGCACGCATTTGTATACAAAATGTCAAAAACAGTAGGATGACCACTATGATTGCTTCATTATATCTTGGTAGAATCCTATATATATCATAGGTAAACTGAATACCGTGTTTCTGTTTTGTCCATCACTTAATATGTAACAAAATCCTTCGATGAAAATTGCTAAGAATAACAAAGGTACTCCTTTTCTTTGTGAACTTCCCTTCTATAACAATGAATGAGGGGGTTCTGCTTTGGCAAGTTTCATGGGTTAGTCGTAGGGAAGACTTGGGAATTCCCTGAAACTCAACTAAGGTTGTCCGTAACAAGTTTGCTAAAATGAAAATGGATGTGCTTAACGGCCATATCAGTGAATCCCAAGGTTGTGGCGTAATGGCACAACAAATTAAACCTTTGGCATCACTGAAGAAAACAGAAATTCTCTAATGCTGATACACAACGAAAATCCAAGCGATCTGAAGAAGTTGTAAAACAGGTTCTGAGTCATAATAGTCATATATGATTTGTCATAGTTTATATATGATCTTTATCGTCAACGaaagaaattttaatcaatGCAGCAGCGGCAGAAATAACAAGTTGAACGTGTTTGCTGCCTGGGTGCACAAAAGCCGTGACATGTTTGAgcaaacaaaatttgtttacacTGGAAGCTCGAATCTTAGAACCCATTTTGTCATCTTCCGGTCGCTATTTTACTCAATGATTTAATGCActtgtttctcaaattttttttactcgaCTTATTTTAGAATGGGATATGACTATAGAAGATTGTTTGGTATGCAACACTAACTCTGGATTAGCACGAAATTTAATCACAAAACTCTTcgatcagaaaaaaaaaatgtccagGAACATCTTGCAGTATCCCTTATGGCTGAGGATACGTGTCTGGATTTTGAACCAAGTTTATTAATAAACGGGGGATATCATCATCAAAGATATGTAATGTTCTGGTTCCATACTTTTCAATAAGTGTGGTGATTGATTGAGTTTTGTTTACCGCAAATATGTTTGTAGTTTGTACTGATGGCTATTAGCATTAAGTGTCAGGAATTTCTTGAGATTACATAATACGAAAACctataatataaaacttaaatctTTGGTAAATGGCCTATTAGCTCAGCTGGTTAGAGCGTCGTGCTAATAACGCGAAGGTCGCAGGTTCGAGACCTGCATGGGCCATATATTTTTCGTTTCCATAAAACCTTCTTCTAGAGGTCGCAGGTTCGAGACCTGCATGCcattaatgttatattttttattttcctcattttccCCATAAACCCTCATATTTCATGTACTTGCTTTGATTATAAGCAATACTTAAAGGAGGTAACTTACTATCAATTAAGattagattatatttttcttcttttgttttactTGGCTGCCAAGGATTACTGAGATTCTAGAAACATTAAGTTAGGATCGTATGTGATATATTTCATTGTTTATTTTAGTAGCACCCATGTTGTCTGCATCAAGTCaatattatatacaattatttattctGTATCATACATCCCACTTCACCAATTCAGGTATTTCTTTAATACAtgtttacttaaaattattcattatctCCACCGGCTTCAACATTTATACGGTGACTATTGTCATTACAagtcaaataaataattgttgaaTATCACATCATGTGCTATAAACACATTTAACAATGCTgtaaattagttatttatttaacaatACATGtactgaaaaattaaatttaaaataaaaataatattttttatattgtttttaagatTCCACCTTCAATGAAAGATTCAACCTTTTGATTACATGTTTTTCACTTTCCCAAAATTGTCAAAGTTCGGTGGTCGTGCTTATGGCTGTCCTAAAGTTTGAATACGAAAATCTggaaatatcatataataatagTGTGCGAGAAGCACAAACTAGGCACCGAgaaaaatgaattgaaaaagtgaTATCCTTGGTTTTTCCAACAAAAGAATGGACTTAGTCTGAACAATTTGACTGAAACAGCTTGAAAGAAGAGACAACCAACCGTGAAGATCACGTTACATCGGACACTGTCTGTGAGTAAATTCAGCAAcacaagaaatgaaaaaaaattgaatatggTAGAATCATAGCAAATGTATCACAGCTACACTCACCATCATGACCATGTGAAGGtatatattaaacatatatGTAGTCTTTAAATTCgtatttaaaattatagtttgtatatattttaaagattttaatttttaaataaataatcaccttttaatataatattattaaattttcgtTAGATGTTAAACTATATTCTATATACTGGTATTGAAAGTACAATGTATCGAACTATATAAATAGTTCAAAAGTCATTCTAATACACGTAGAAAAATAACGTAATTGTGTTCGAAATGATTATATctcttgtttttaaaatttaaagattaaattgtaTCAGAATTTATAATAGAgatgaattatatttttatgtcaaaatttaaatactaaaaacaaaatttaacaaaaaaactcataattttataaataatataaatttcactATATATTGATATGTTACTTTTCCTGTGTggataaataattcattttatttttttatatgaattttatgtatttattatttaaaaataaattctctATATGTGAAGTatagatgacaaataaattcacTTTGTGGATATTGTCCGAACTCGTtcttgttttgataaaaaatatccGCATTGACTGTGTATGGATATGAGTATGAGGAATcctcaattttttcaattgggtatgaggatgtatATATCCCCACCCTAATACCGATCCATACCATATTTTCAtcttcgtttaaattattaaaatattcacgattaattaaataatcatatatatatatatatatatatatatttggtttgTAATGAAACTCATTCGTATCTCcactatatttttcattttagcaTAACCTCTgtataattatcttaaaatgatgtatgttaattaaaaaaaattatgtctcacatttaaatatttatattattttttaatattttatttattgtatatttttctttcacatgagaaggtttgatactctcaatttaagttgtaatagcataaacatttcatttactaggtaatacaaaaaatatatatttgttattattaatttttgtttcatttaaaaaactcttttgtttcgctaaaacaagttttgttatttctcaatcatttagtacatatgttgatatttgacaaattttcttatatctctaagttatttttcatcttatcatatccttaattatacatttgttttcttttgtgtgatttctttcgatagtctctaaaattatttctaaaacacacatttgttaattttttaatattttttgttgttgtttatttatcatgtggaatactatttcaatatattttatctaattattttttattttctaactcattattaaacatactgtaattttttcactataattgtataaataacttttatttactacaatataaaagtttgatgtaattgtcatgaatattttttatcatcatccaacatatattggagttcaaaagatataagatctatgttaaaattttattattatgtttatcatttgttctttgcgtcatttttatcaagtgatgtattgtaacttttattagtgtataaaaaatagattaattaaaatttaaaaaattgaagtaaacaaacatttaaaatatattttaatttgaatatttgttttcattttatattatttacaaatattttaaattttatcaactaagttttattagtgtttgcaaatttaataaatattttggttcttatgaaattttatttgatattgtaatctaaaatgtaaacaattataatttatttcaaagtatttgatatcggaaaaaaaatcatcctcctaatattaaatatttgataatattatatttttttaccgtaatttttattattttataaaaattaatattgaaatagtaagaaaacaaatacgggtatgggtacgagattatacttGTTATATGTTGGGATgagatgagacaaaaatttgataccccTTAAGTTTGAGtatgaaaatgaagatgaattttttttataaaaatagatatgaGATAACGAAACTCGTCCTCGTTCCATTTCGTTACCACTTCTGACGTGTagtataataatacaaataatgtagataaagtttatttgaaattaaaattatttattgtaagtGGACGAAAATGGGATCATGAAGACGACAAAGCATGTTATTTCTCGTAAGTTTCCTTTGAAAGAGGAAGTGGGCACATAGTGCACTTATCCACAATAGATACATACGACATTGATCACACATAGGAATCTACTCTTTTTTTAGGTACGTAATAGAATCTACGATTAATAATTCTTTAATCGATTGTATACTTTTCCCACTtcaataatatcatattttattaatattaatatggtACACTACTTAATAGTGGTTCAAATAGTTGGACTTTATAcgttaaattcattatttaaagTTGACGTTGATTgaatgtttataaaatattttgataacaCAACATTGTCTACATACATTggtggagattaaataaaatgttaggagggactaaagttataaaaaaaagttaaatacattgttttttaaAGTACTGATTTTGCATGTCATTTTATTAATACCacttaaatattaaacattattgagtgattttttctatttattagtttctttttcattttgattgcGACggtaaaaatcaaatataatatgttCATTATTCACCACTTTTTCCATATGTTTACAGCCCCTCTCTATCGTATATATAAAACTTAGTCACGAAAATTAATTAAGTGCATTAAATTATACGAATATTTAGACACTAATTACAATTAGATATctagaaaaatatctttatataaagcaaaattaattaaatgtggttagaattaagatttttttttatttataaaggaGGTTGGAAACAGTAGATACTTAGAATCTTAGAAGTTAAAATGACCTCCAAAATAATACTATGGATGTATgctatcttcattttttttatgaacaagtagatataaattaataactatATACACAAGTATACACCCACTTATAATAAATTGAACCCTAACCCCCATTAACTCCATTTTATATACTATGAATCAACTTTGTTGCTTTTGTCCAATTTTTTTCCACGAGTAACTTCAGTGAGAGTTtcacatttttaaaatgttttttcttagatccttcttaatttatttctgaattaaaattatcaagTGGAGCCagtttattttagtaatttcaaCCTACAGTTATCAAATCAAATTGCAACTGGTGTTTTATCATCTCTAAACATCAAAGTAAAATGCAaccttttcaaaaataaaaatcatggtATAAACggtaatttatataatattaagataataatattttaatccacttttatttatttattttcaattcacaacttcaaacattattaaattttcatatcacactattaaacaaaattaatttaataaaataattattatcattttaaaatataacttttcatatataacaaatttagaataatttataatttatcgaacctattatattttttactaattttcataaactcttatctcaattatttttatttcttaccaTATTTCTCTTAATCCAAACAATCACACTTTTATTTCATTCTCTTCTCAAACTCATTCAAATTCACTTTCAAATTCAAAGATAGTCTTAAAGGTTATTTGTTTCCAGCTATGGAAATGCGCATATGTCCTGTGCAAACAAAAATGTGAAAACCAATGAAAGTTtgtataaaaaacaatatatgattgtaaactttttttctaaatgGAGAATATTTCTGGAGAAATAAgtattaattcaataaaataatcatcattattttaaaatataacttttcatgtataaaaaatttagaatgatttttaatttatcaaacctacctcatcttttaataatttttataa carries:
- the LOC114192246 gene encoding dual specificity phosphatase Cdc25, whose product is MRRVERRYEIMARSISYITGTQLLSLRRHPSIAIVDVRDDERGYDGHISGSLHYASDTFSDNISNLVQAVKGKDTVVFHCALSQVRGPTCARRLVNYLEENKEDTGIKNIMVLERGFNGWEASGRPVCRCTNIPCKGE